Below is a genomic region from candidate division KSB1 bacterium.
GTATCCATTTAAGCAACTCGCTGAAGTTGGGCAAATTTATGACGACGTATCACCGGTATATTTCACTGCCGGTGTTTCAGGCGCCGCGCTGGTTGGTGGATTGATTTTGAAGGACAGGAAGCTTGTCACTACCGGCAGATTGGTTCTCGAAGCCGCGGTGATGACTCAGATTCTCACTGGCTGGGCGAAGGGTGTGTTCGGACGGCCGCGCCCGTATACGGATCGCGGCGCCAAGCATTTTGATCTGTTCAAATTCAGCAACAATGAAGATTTCAAATCCCTGCCTTCCGGCCACGTGAGCAGCGTTTTTTCAACCATGACGGTGCTGACCAAACAGTATGAGGTGTGGTGGGTGGAAATTCCCGCGTACACAATTGCCGTTGCGGTCGCCTTTCAGCGCATGAACAGCCGCAATCATTGGTTCTCGGATACCGTTGTCGGTGGCGCGCTCGGATATTGCGTGGGCAGTACCTTAATGAATCGATATTCCCGTCAATTGCAACACTCTTCTTTCACACCCGATTTGCAAAAAAATCGCCTCGGTTTGATGGTGACTTTTTGAAACGCTGGCACTTCTCTTGCAAGATAAATCATCAATTTGTTCTTGCGCCGCCA
It encodes:
- a CDS encoding phosphatase PAP2 family protein, producing MKKYKSLSLLLWMSVFPLPNPNPAVAQTAADTSEVFHSENLLKTIGGDFLHVFSSPLRLTKNDGLRLLTFSAVAGGLVGFGDDHFDEEYAKESHHGILYPFKQLAEVGQIYDDVSPVYFTAGVSGAALVGGLILKDRKLVTTGRLVLEAAVMTQILTGWAKGVFGRPRPYTDRGAKHFDLFKFSNNEDFKSLPSGHVSSVFSTMTVLTKQYEVWWVEIPAYTIAVAVAFQRMNSRNHWFSDTVVGGALGYCVGSTLMNRYSRQLQHSSFTPDLQKNRLGLMVTF